TGCACAAGGGGAAGGGCGGCGGCCTCTCCGACATGTTCGGCGGCGGTATGCAGTCCTCGGTCGGTGGCTCCTCGGTCGCCGAGCGCAACCTGGACCGCATCACCATCGTGATCGGTCTGCTGTGGTTCGCCTGCATCGTCGTCCTCGGCGTCCTGATGAAGCTCGGCAGCTGACATACCGTCGGAGGCGCGGCCTATCATGAGGGCGGCGTCCTTGGACGGGTAACTCCGGTCAGTGGACGCGCGTTGGGCCTTACGTAGACTGTGGCGTTCCGCAGCGCCAGTTGCTGTGAAGGCTTTGCAGCACCATTACGCAGGGAGTTACGACCGTGGCAAGTGGCAACGCGATCCGAGGAAGTCGGGTCGGGGCGGGGCCGATGGGGGAGGCCGAGCGCGGCGAGTCCGCGCCGCGCATCCGCATCTCCTTCTGGTGCTCC
The sequence above is a segment of the Streptomyces lydicus genome. Coding sequences within it:
- the secG gene encoding preprotein translocase subunit SecG, producing the protein MVIGFSIALIVFSLLLMMLVLMHKGKGGGLSDMFGGGMQSSVGGSSVAERNLDRITIVIGLLWFACIVVLGVLMKLGS